From Deferribacterota bacterium, one genomic window encodes:
- a CDS encoding ATP phosphoribosyltransferase regulatory subunit — protein sequence MENNPFIKTFKINKIKNKLDRIYTKYGYINIDLPTFEYYDILKNTTKDFADENIIRFIDRNSGKSMVLRPDFTPQICKNVAHYLPELPLPIKLYYHGNIFRNVYENKGLKSETSQSGVEILGIPEFATELELLSLINDIINTFHLNDVYIIFGDLKLLNIILSLIPSYKDKYMELLKNKDFLSIRSLFNDIVIDKKIKNFLIELPMIIGKPSIIKELIKIADFNNDIEERLHELFDFFHILEEKLDPLFNIIFDASELRGLNYYTGINYDIVIKDRGITLGGGGRYDNLMSIFNHDVKACGFALNLDLLSDYYNQKFTKNKIDYLIIGEKNIDQLFRLRKKGCSALLINHEDEINNLENLYTFSNVIK from the coding sequence TTGGAAAATAATCCATTTATAAAAACATTTAAAATTAATAAGATTAAAAACAAGTTAGATAGGATTTACACAAAGTATGGTTATATCAATATTGATTTGCCAACATTCGAATACTACGATATATTAAAAAACACAACAAAAGATTTTGCAGATGAAAATATTATACGCTTTATTGATAGAAACAGTGGAAAGTCAATGGTATTGAGACCTGATTTTACCCCTCAGATATGTAAAAATGTTGCACACTATCTACCTGAATTGCCACTTCCCATAAAGCTATACTACCACGGCAATATATTTAGAAATGTTTATGAAAACAAAGGTTTAAAGTCTGAAACTAGTCAAAGTGGAGTAGAGATATTAGGCATCCCTGAATTTGCAACTGAGCTAGAACTACTTTCATTAATCAATGATATTATTAATACTTTTCATTTGAATGATGTATACATAATATTTGGGGATCTAAAACTTCTAAACATAATTTTATCATTAATCCCAAGCTATAAAGATAAGTATATGGAACTGTTGAAGAATAAAGATTTTCTTAGCATTAGATCCTTATTTAATGATATAGTAATTGATAAAAAAATAAAAAATTTCTTGATAGAACTGCCTATGATTATTGGCAAGCCTTCTATTATAAAGGAACTTATTAAAATAGCCGATTTTAATAATGATATAGAAGAAAGGTTGCATGAGTTATTTGATTTTTTCCACATCCTTGAGGAAAAACTAGATCCTCTTTTTAATATTATATTTGATGCATCTGAGCTAAGAGGTCTTAACTACTATACAGGAATAAATTATGATATTGTTATTAAAGATAGGGGCATAACATTAGGGGGTGGAGGTAGATACGATAATCTTATGAGTATATTTAACCATGATGTAAAGGCTTGCGGATTTGCTCTTAATCTAGATTTATTATCAGACTATTACAATCAAAAATTTACAAAAAATAAAATAGATTATTTAATAATTGGTGAAAAAAATATTGATCAACTATTTAGGCTAAGAAAAAAGGGTTGTTCTGCACTTCTTATTAATCATGAAGATGAAATAAATAATCTAGAAAACTTATATACTTTTAGTAATGTTATAAAGTGA
- a CDS encoding alanine--glyoxylate aminotransferase family protein, whose product MKRDLFTPGPTNIPEEVMLEMAKPIIHHRTEEFENIFGNVREDIKELFGTKRDVIVLSGSGTLGMEAAVINTLSEGDKVLIVNAGKFGERWIEIAKTYNLDVISIDIEWGHSVNPDIVIDTVKKNPSIKAVLVQAGETSTTTCHPIKEIGTALKAIDGPLFIVDGIIYIGVSQAKMDEWGVDLFVSGSQKALMLPPGLSFVAISERAEKQLGKSSLPKYYANLVKELKAQRNYTTAYTPAISLILGLKKSLDLIKKEGLENVHLRHRIMAEMTRKAISTLNLELLSKGIPSDGVTGIILEEKIAKDIINFAKYDLGITFAGGQGKLSGRVIRISHMGYCYYLNVIKAISALELSLVKNNVDIKLGEGVKAAENVLKDHLIGK is encoded by the coding sequence ATGAAGAGAGATCTTTTTACGCCTGGCCCAACTAACATACCTGAAGAAGTGATGTTAGAGATGGCAAAACCTATAATTCATCATAGGACAGAGGAGTTTGAAAACATTTTTGGAAATGTGAGAGAGGATATAAAAGAATTGTTCGGCACTAAAAGAGATGTTATTGTGTTGTCAGGCTCAGGAACATTGGGAATGGAAGCTGCAGTTATTAATACTCTTTCTGAAGGCGATAAGGTTCTAATAGTAAATGCCGGTAAATTTGGTGAGCGTTGGATAGAAATAGCAAAAACCTATAATTTAGATGTAATAAGTATTGATATTGAATGGGGGCATTCTGTTAACCCAGATATAGTAATTGACACAGTAAAGAAAAATCCATCAATAAAGGCTGTCCTTGTCCAGGCAGGAGAGACTTCTACAACAACTTGCCATCCAATCAAAGAGATAGGCACTGCTCTAAAAGCAATAGATGGACCACTATTTATTGTGGATGGGATAATATATATTGGGGTTAGCCAGGCTAAAATGGATGAGTGGGGAGTTGACCTCTTTGTTTCAGGCTCTCAAAAAGCACTGATGTTGCCACCTGGCCTCTCTTTTGTGGCTATCTCTGAAAGAGCTGAAAAACAACTAGGAAAATCAAGCCTTCCAAAATATTACGCTAATTTAGTAAAAGAACTTAAAGCACAAAGAAATTATACTACTGCATATACCCCAGCAATTAGCCTAATATTGGGATTAAAAAAATCATTAGATCTAATAAAAAAAGAAGGGCTAGAGAATGTACATCTAAGGCATAGAATTATGGCAGAGATGACGAGAAAAGCAATCTCTACTTTAAACTTAGAATTATTATCAAAGGGAATACCCTCTGATGGGGTAACGGGAATAATTTTAGAGGAAAAAATTGCTAAAGATATAATAAATTTTGCTAAATATGATCTAGGTATAACCTTTGCAGGAGGACAGGGCAAGCTATCAGGCAGGGTTATAAGAATCTCCCACATGGGTTATTGTTATTATTTAAATGTTATAAAAGCAATATCCGCATTAGAACTATCACTTGTTAAAAATAATGTTGATATAAAATTAGGAGAAGGTGTAAAGGCAGCTGAAAACGTATTAAAGGATCATTTAATTGGAAAATAA
- a CDS encoding M48 family metallopeptidase has product MNIYGFIIVLVLIFIEIYELVIDKLNYDYIEKSCKNPPGKALTIYTKDELKKSAAYIRDGIRVAFFESILINLFFFTFLIAGCFQWFASLIIDAYSNLYLRAIIFFTFYQLFFGFITLPFDAYKTFKIEKNYGFNRTKVFLYIKDIIVKCIISFVILSIILIVIILVIRACGDYWYIYGATAIFLFYLSMIYLYPTVIAPLFNKFEPLKDKELEKKIFSLAEKAKFPVKNIFQIDASKRTTHSNAYFTGFGKNKRIVLFDTLLKNHTTDEILSILAHEIGHYKKKHLQKMLFILFIIIFISFFVANFLINSTFLYKAFGFEKDLFTGLFIISILLSPCVKVLKPLFLSISRKHEYEADNFAMSLIEDKKVFIDTLIKLHKDNLSYPIPHPLYVKVNYSHPPLLERIANL; this is encoded by the coding sequence TTGAATATTTATGGGTTTATAATTGTCTTAGTATTAATATTTATTGAAATATACGAATTAGTTATAGATAAACTAAATTATGACTATATCGAGAAATCTTGTAAAAACCCACCAGGTAAAGCCTTAACAATCTATACAAAAGACGAACTTAAGAAAAGTGCTGCCTATATTAGGGATGGAATCAGGGTAGCTTTCTTTGAAAGTATACTAATAAATCTGTTTTTTTTCACTTTTTTAATAGCAGGGTGCTTTCAATGGTTTGCCTCATTAATTATTGATGCCTATAGTAATTTATATTTAAGAGCTATAATCTTTTTTACGTTTTATCAGCTTTTTTTTGGCTTTATAACACTGCCCTTTGATGCATATAAAACATTTAAAATTGAGAAAAATTACGGTTTCAATAGAACAAAAGTTTTTTTATATATTAAAGATATTATTGTGAAATGCATAATATCTTTTGTTATTTTATCGATTATTTTAATTGTTATTATTTTGGTAATAAGAGCGTGTGGAGATTATTGGTATATCTATGGTGCAACAGCTATTTTTCTTTTTTATCTAAGCATGATCTATTTATATCCTACAGTTATAGCCCCATTATTTAACAAATTTGAACCATTAAAAGATAAAGAACTTGAAAAAAAGATCTTTTCTCTAGCTGAAAAAGCAAAATTTCCAGTAAAAAATATTTTCCAAATTGATGCATCAAAAAGAACAACCCATTCAAATGCATATTTTACGGGTTTTGGCAAAAATAAGCGTATTGTTTTATTTGATACACTTTTGAAAAATCATACAACTGATGAAATATTATCTATATTGGCTCATGAGATTGGACATTACAAGAAAAAGCATTTGCAGAAGATGCTATTTATTTTGTTTATTATAATTTTTATCTCTTTTTTTGTGGCTAATTTTTTGATAAATAGTACTTTTTTATACAAGGCTTTTGGTTTTGAAAAAGATTTATTTACTGGATTATTTATAATTTCAATATTGCTATCACCTTGTGTCAAAGTGTTGAAACCACTGTTTTTATCTATCTCACGCAAACACGAGTATGAAGCAGATAATTTTGCCATGTCTTTAATTGAGGATAAAAAGGTATTTATAGATACTTTAATAAAGCTACATAAAGATAATCTATCTTATCCAATACCGCACCCTTTATATGTAAAAGTTAACTATTCTCATCCCCCTCTTCTTGAAAGAATAGCTAATTTGTAG
- the fetB gene encoding iron export ABC transporter permease subunit FetB → MDTSITIVNISINRFILLYLFIGFVLLIYNYLKLSIFKDLLIAVCRMTVQLIIAGFILLYIFDINSFWLVILVFTFMSCFATHTILRRAHMRIPKYFFKIFIPVFLNGLFMSFFFLYIIVHPEPWYDARYFIPITGMALGNSMNACALAIDRFLDSIKNNLKEIETILVLGGTQYESIKKFYSNSIKSACIPIITNMSGIGLVFLPGLLTGQILSGVNPLIAIKYQIAIMIIIVSSITFTSIFTLFVTFKSIFDTRDRLKYELID, encoded by the coding sequence ATGGATACCTCAATTACTATAGTAAATATTTCAATAAATCGTTTTATATTGCTCTACCTTTTTATTGGTTTTGTTCTATTGATATATAATTATTTAAAACTTTCAATCTTTAAAGATCTATTAATAGCTGTATGCAGAATGACAGTGCAGTTAATTATAGCAGGCTTTATTCTTTTATATATTTTTGATATCAATAGTTTTTGGCTAGTAATATTAGTATTTACCTTTATGTCTTGTTTTGCAACTCACACAATTTTAAGAAGGGCACATATGCGTATACCTAAGTACTTCTTTAAGATCTTTATCCCTGTTTTTTTAAACGGCTTATTTATGAGCTTTTTCTTTTTATATATAATAGTCCACCCAGAGCCATGGTATGATGCTAGATATTTTATACCTATTACTGGAATGGCACTGGGTAACTCAATGAATGCATGCGCTTTGGCTATAGATAGATTCTTAGACTCTATCAAAAATAATTTAAAAGAAATAGAAACTATTTTAGTTCTTGGGGGCACACAATATGAATCAATAAAAAAATTCTATTCAAATTCTATTAAATCAGCCTGCATACCAATAATTACTAATATGAGTGGTATTGGCCTTGTCTTTTTGCCAGGTTTACTCACTGGTCAAATTTTATCTGGAGTAAACCCGCTAATTGCAATAAAATATCAAATAGCAATAATGATTATAATAGTTTCAAGCATCACATTTACCTCGATATTCACATTATTTGTAACATTTAAATCTATATTTGATACTAGGGATAGACTTAAATACGAATTAATTGATTAA
- a CDS encoding ABC transporter ATP-binding protein codes for MCTLRLDNISFIYNDIPILQNISFNFKVGKIYTLFGKSGSGKTSLLKTLCGLTTFNGNIYLNEKNIYNLNPQKLHKNIQYLHQEPVLFDGSVFCNLLLPSYLKFNSMLKIDREEILLLMKKLGLDKSYLEKDAQKLSGGEKQRIAIIRAILLKPIFLLLDEPTSALDIKNEERLLTLVKELKAKMCIILATHSLALIKNSDSIIYIDNGRIIKTFDSLNINEIKQLLGS; via the coding sequence ATGTGCACATTAAGATTAGATAATATCTCATTTATATATAATGACATACCTATATTACAGAATATATCTTTTAATTTCAAAGTAGGTAAAATCTATACTCTATTTGGCAAAAGTGGTAGCGGTAAAACAAGCCTTTTAAAAACATTATGTGGTTTGACAACTTTTAATGGTAATATCTATTTAAATGAAAAGAATATCTATAATCTTAATCCTCAAAAATTACATAAAAATATTCAATATTTACACCAAGAACCTGTGCTCTTTGATGGAAGTGTTTTTTGTAACCTACTTTTACCGTCATATTTAAAATTTAATTCTATGTTAAAGATAGACAGAGAAGAAATTCTGTTATTAATGAAAAAATTAGGGCTTGATAAATCATATCTAGAAAAGGATGCTCAAAAACTATCGGGCGGAGAAAAACAAAGGATTGCTATTATCAGGGCAATATTATTAAAGCCAATTTTTCTACTACTAGATGAGCCCACATCAGCACTGGATATAAAAAATGAAGAACGATTATTAACGCTTGTTAAAGAGTTGAAAGCTAAAATGTGTATAATACTTGCTACACATTCATTAGCACTTATTAAAAATTCAGATAGTATAATATATATAGATAATGGCAGAATAATTAAAACCTTTGACAGTTTAAATATTAATGAAATAAAACAACTATTAGGCTCATAA
- a CDS encoding nitroreductase family protein, which produces MIELLRKRRSIRNFIDKPIDENILEILKEAALRAPTSKNRKPWEFIFITEKDLCLKLSRAKPHGSAFLKNAPLIIVVCADPEKSDVWIEDCSIASILLQMTALDMNVDSCWVQIRNRKHDDEVWASQYVKSVLNIPAKYEVECMIGFGYRAESKEPIKYSDLPFDKIHSNKF; this is translated from the coding sequence ATGATAGAGCTGTTAAGAAAAAGAAGGAGTATTAGGAATTTTATAGATAAACCCATTGATGAAAATATATTGGAAATATTAAAGGAGGCTGCACTAAGAGCACCAACTTCTAAAAACAGGAAACCCTGGGAGTTTATCTTTATAACCGAGAAAGATCTTTGTTTAAAACTATCAAGAGCAAAACCTCATGGATCAGCTTTTTTAAAAAATGCCCCTTTAATTATTGTGGTCTGCGCTGATCCAGAAAAATCTGATGTGTGGATTGAAGACTGCAGTATTGCCTCGATATTACTGCAAATGACAGCCTTAGATATGAATGTTGATAGTTGTTGGGTGCAGATAAGAAACCGTAAACATGATGATGAAGTTTGGGCTTCTCAATATGTGAAAAGTGTTCTTAATATTCCAGCTAAATATGAGGTTGAGTGTATGATTGGCTTTGGTTATAGAGCTGAAAGTAAAGAGCCTATTAAATATAGTGATCTTCCCTTTGATAAGATTCATTCTAATAAATTTTAA